From the Rattus norvegicus strain BN/NHsdMcwi chromosome 15, GRCr8, whole genome shotgun sequence genome, the window CTGTATGCTAAGACAGTTCTGTAAGCTTTGCATACCTGCAAAGCCCATCCCACCAGCCTTGGAGGAGGTCGCCACCACTGTGCACACTTAGAGGTAAAAAACAAAGCCATACGAGGTTGATAAACTTGGCTGAGGTCATGAGTCAGCTAAGAGCTGGAGCTGAATTTGAACCTCTGCGCCTGCTTCTAGGAATACAAAGACAAGTCTTTGACCCTTGTTATGGTTTAATATGGCTTGAGTGTGTGCCCTAAGGTTCATGTGCTGGAAGCTTTGTCTCTAGTATGTGGGAGATTTGAGGAGTAGAGCTTTCAAGAGAAATGCAAAGTGATTAGATCAAATGATTCTCTCCCTCGGGAGAGGCTAATGTTGTTCGCAAGGGATTTTAGTCAGTCTCCAAAAGTACATGTTGCTATAAACAGTGCAAACCTAGTCTCTGACTCTGACTGGCTTCCTATCCCATGACACAATCTCTTCACATATGTTCCAGTCATTGCAAAGCCATTTCTCATGAGGCCATTGGCGGGGGCTGGACAATTGTGGCATTCTAATCTAGGGCTTCCAAACCTATGAGCTAAGTGCATTGCTAGGGACTATGCTTCTGTAAGAACATGGGCTTTGTTGTCATATTGCTGGATTATGAACCTGCCACTTCCAAATGATGGCTCGCCACTGTGGCTCTTGAAGGTCTACAGAGCATGACCAGAGTCATGCTACTGGATGACTAATGGTCCTATCTGTCTAACAGCGATGCCCTATGTCAGCTACATTCAAACAAACTCTATGGGCCACTTGAGTGTGAGTTTCTGTGTCACCATGTAAACTTGtaaatatatttgtgtttgtttctatgtTCCTATGGGAGACAGTGTATGAACATctgtgtgcatttatatgtgtttgtgtatagttCCCCAAAGAAGGAAGACACACTGTGTTTGAGAAACTCATCCAGAAGGAAGGGCCACATGACATGGCATAGATAACTAACATGAGAATCACACATACAGGTGTGACAGCGGAGGCATTGTTCAGGTGCTGTGGCTCTCTCTAGGAAAAAGACAATGAAGGAAGCCCTGCCCATGAAGAAACTCCTCAAAAAGCAGAGAAAGTGCCAAGGATCATaatccaggaggcagagagttGAGAGTGCAGTGTGGCAGTAACTCTGAGTCAGGAGTCTCTGGCACTGGAGGCCCTCAATGTGTCTCACTCTTTGGGTACCCCTACCTCTCTGCCATCCAGGTGGCCAGCTCTAGCCAGAATGGGAAGTGGCAGCCTGGGCTTCCAGAAAGTACACTAAGGCGTTAGAAACTCAGCAGGAATGTAAGGAGAGTGGGGTGTGCTCTACTGTACTCCAGGGCCCACCCACAGCGCTTCTTCCCCTGCAGCTGGTGCCTAAGCAACCTTTAGACAACTGCAGGACAGAGAACAGTGAGCGGTGCTTTAGACAGGGGATGCTGGGAgcattcattgattttttttcatcatAGGAAACTTAGTCATCTCTCACCCCAAAAGATCAAATCAAAGCttagcacatactgaagtaatCTCCTGGCAGAAATCAGGGTGTTCTCAAAAAGGGACCTCTAAACCAGCATAGATCCCAGCTTCAGGTACCCACTCAGAGGCCCCAGCCTCAGGTACCCACTCCATCCTAACATGGTGATGTAGTTGTGTCCTTGGTGTAGAAGGGACATCCTACAGGTGGCCATCTTTGCATCCTTGGTGACTCAGGAACATGCTGGCAATCACTGAAGTTGAATTGACTCCCTTCTGCCCTTGAGCTGCTGGTGGAAGACTGGAGGAGCAGGGAGAGCTCCCACTCCAAATCCTCAATCCTCTGAGCCAGGTGGATCCTTTGGACTTCCAGCATCAGTGCCTCTGTGCTCTTTAGGACAGGGGAGATGTAGAACAAGGAGATGTGATGTCCAAGAGTCCTCACTTCCCACCACCCTTTGTCACATTGATGCTCTGTGAATACCAACATTCCTCACTCCTAAGAATGTATCTAGAGATTCCTCTAGGGACCAAAATCACTCAGTGGAAACACAGTGTGCCTAGCTTTCGCCATGAAAGAGTCAGATAACAGCCAATTAAATCACTAGATAGCCCACATATATAAATCATTTGGGATAATTAATAGTTAAATGTCATCCATAATATAGCCCCTCGCCCCAACCTGTTTGTTCCTTTCTCACCTCTAAGAGTATTTTTAGTGAATATTTAATAAGGATAAAGTTTCCCTGTTGCTATGCCCTCACCGAGTCTCTTCTCTTCTGCCATTCCCTGATCCAGGGAATGAATGCAGCATCCTGAACCTGGTTCTCCACAGGAGGAACTAGATTCACAACTGACCACtgaagcagaggaaggggagcTTGGAGAGGAAACAGACCCTGGGCTCATCATGAAGCCCACCATCCAGCTGCTAGCTTCAACAGAGCCTCACACTCTTGCAGACTCACTGCCTGACCATATATGCCCCTCATCTTGTTCTCCTGTAGTATTTCTTATGTCTTCTTTTCTAGAGGCCTCCGTCAAGGCAGGAAAACTCAGAAGACACGGATTGTGGAAAGTCCCTGGGACCAGAAGCATGCCCTGTCAACGAGGCAACATCTACAACAATCTTTTAAAACAGAGTCTCCTAGCTTAGGCCTGttacttgctatgtagctgaggctggcctccaagctctctctctctctctctctctctctctctctctctctctctctctctctctctctgtgtgtgtgtgtgtgtgtgtgtgtgtgtgtgtgtgtgtgcacacctgccTGTtgttctgtctgtgtgtttgtctttctgtctctgtctgtctctgtgtctctctgtgtctgtgagtatatGCATTATTATTATATGcgatggagatcagaggacaagaataggagtcagttctttctttccaccatctTGGTTCCAGGAATGACATTGACCCAAGCTTCAGTTTCCACAAGTGCCTTTGCATGTTAAGCCATGTTGATTTTCTGCCTCCATATCCCAGACCCTGAGTTTACAGCACCACTGAACCTAGTACAACAGCTATCTTTTTCTATTAATCTGTTTCTACAATCGTTCTAGCTATGAATGTCCTTAGAGAACTATACTCCAGCTTCAGTGCAGAAGTTTCCCTGTTTGTCTCCTCAGCCCCCAGTCTTTCTCACTCAGCCTTTCATGTGCCAAACAAAACACAGCATGCAACCATGACTACTAGATGCTCTGGTCATAACCCATCTCTGTGCAAGGGGCTCTGATACTATAAGCTCCCCCTGTGACACTGGAGGAGCCGAGATGCTCGCTGGCTGGGCTTACCATAGAGGTGTTCTCTTCACCTAGAGGGAGTTGGTCCAGTTTGCCATCCTTTTTCTGGAGCTCCAAGGCTTGAGCACTGAGCCAAAAGAACTCCTCATTCAGCTCATCCAGCGCCTTTTCCACTTGCCATGTCTTTTTCTAAAAGTTAAAAAccattgtttgttttctttctttcttataggGCTCAGCCTTGTTATCTTTCCAagactgaccttggacttttgAACGGAATAGCTTCTTCCTTGGGTATCCCTGTAGCCCAGGCAGATGTGTGCCACTGCAAGCAGCAGCGAACTGTATTTGATGCTGAAGAACTAAGCCTAGGCTCTTTGGGAAACCTCTCCATCACTGAGCCTCATCTCCAGCCAGCTCCTCGTCACTTTTACTTCCCTAAtcatttccttaaaatgtttcctaCTGTGCTTCAAAGCACCACTCATGTGGGATGCTCTCATGTAGTGCAGAGACTCATGAGTCAACCCAGACCCCCAGGAAAGACTATTGCAAAGGGATGTGCTAGGCTGAAGGAGCAGAAAGGACACCTAACCTGGAAGTTAGATTAGAGAGAggaaattccaaatgaattttataAGCCGGACAGGAGTTAcctgggaggagtggggaggggagagataaTATAAGCAAAGAGAATAGCATTTTACAAAAGCCTGAGATATAAGATGGTATCAAGAATGTTtatccaaggggttggggatttagctcagtggtagagcgcttgcctagcaagcacaaggccctgggttcagttcccagctccaaaaaaaaaagaatgtttatcCAGTTagctgtccgtccatccatccatccatccatccatccatccatccatccatcaatccatctacCCTCTCTGCCGATTCACTCAAATCACTATCCATTCACCTACCCTTCATCCATTTATCCCTTTACGTATCcatcatccctccatccatccacacagtCTATCAacttatttgcccatttactcAACTTCTCAAACTTCAACCTATCTATGTTCCCATCCACTACCCATacaccccctctctccctatGCATCTATGCATCATTCTTTATTCATGCACTCATAGAGAAAGTGATATTTCTtgggggcctggagagattggctcagcaggtaagaacacttgttgctcttttaGAAAAcctaggtttagttcccagcacccacatgggctTAGAACTATCCATAAACCAGCTTCAAGTAATCAGACGCTCTCTTCTGAACACTATGAACACAAGATAtgcacatggtgcagacatacatgctagaaaacactcatatacatgaaataaaaaataagccatttttaaaatttttaaagaaatgcttaCTGCATACCCACCAAGCATTAAGATAATGTTTTggcgtaggcaaatggttggaactggaaaatatcatcctgagtgagctaacccaatcacagaaagacatacatggtatgcactcattgataagtggctattagcccaaatgcttgaattaccctagatccctagaacaaacgaaactcaagacggatgatcaaaatgtgaatgcttcactccttctttaaatgaggaaaaagaatacccttggcagggaagggagaggcaaagattaaaacagagactgaaggaacacccattcagagcctgccccacatgtggcccatacatatacagccacccaattagacaagatggatgaagcaaagaagtgcagaccgacaggagccggatgtagatcgctcctgagagacacagccagaatacagcaaatatagaggcgaatgccagcagcaaaccactgaactgagaataggtcccctattgaaggaatcagagaaagaactggaagagcttgaaggggctcgagaccccaaaagtacaacaatgccaagcaaccagagcttccagggactaagccactacctaaagactatacatggactgaccctggactctgaccccataggtagcaatgaatatcctagtaagagcaccagtggaaggggaagccctgggtcctgctaagactgaacccccagtgaactagtctatggggggagggcggcaatggggggagggttgggaagggaacacccataaggaaggggaggggggagggggatgtttgcccggaaaccgggaaagggaataacactcgaaatgtatataagaaatactcaagttaataaaaaaaaaataaaggttaaaaaaaaaaaaaaagataatgtttTGGGATTCCATTAGGGAGATTCTATGAGTTTGTAGTCTATcaaaaaagacagacacacaaggAGATGGTGTCTGAACAGATTTTAGGTTGCTGTGGGAAATAGTTAAAATTTGGCAGCATGGAATTTCATTAGAAAAGTGGAGGATGGTAGGTAGAGAAAGGCATAGCTGGGGCCATGGAATACAGGTCACCCAGGGTCCCTGTGTTCTTCCTGGCACTGAGGGATCATCAAGGACTATGACTGCACAGTCTTCCTAGTTATAGAGCCCACATTGGGGCTGTCAGTATGCTCACCTGAAAAATAAATGTTAGAGACCCCCTGAAAGAGCTGATTAGAGTGCTAAGTCTTGGCTAAAGCTCTCATGGAGTGATACTAGACAAGAAGTTAAGCCAGCTttggcctgtaatcccagaacacaggagCTTGAAGCAAGAGTATTGACATGCATTCAAGGCTGGCCTGAGATGAGGTTTCAAAACAGACAAATGAGTTCGAGTTCCAGCATCCATGTGCTGGTTACAGCCTTCAGTCTTCTGTTCTGTGGCACATGTGCATTTAtagtcaaacacacacatgtacatacatttatgtgtacaacacacaaacacacacacacacacacacacacggcaggaggaaagatgaagagagagagagatcccataTTCATGAATTAGAAGAATTAACATTGATAAACTGTCCATACTTTTCAAAGTTATGTACTGACTCCATGTATGTTTTTGTCAAAATACTAATGTTGTTATtcccacaaatacacatataagaaaaaccacaaaatttgaatagagatttaaaaaaagaccCTAAGTAGTCAAAGTAAGCCagagataaaaaaacaaacaaacaaaccaaccagaggTGTTATCATACCTTACTTTAAAACATACAACACAGAACTGGGAAGTGAGTTTAATGGTTAATCCTTGTTAATCTTGCAGacaacccaggttcaatttctcACACTCACGTAGCAATTGACAACcactgtaattctagttccaggacatctaacaccttctcctgacctctgcaggcactcaggcaTGTACACGgtacatttacatatatgcaagcaaagcacccacacatggaaaataaataataataataaaacatactataagctgggcatggtgctgtACACCTtaatcaatcccagcacttgggaggcaaaggcaggcagatcagaGTTCATGGGCACCACAGGCTACTTAGAAGTTGGAGGCAGGCTAGGTTGGAACCTTGGTTTTGATCAAGGCAGAAAGAATTAATATCAGTGAAAGGAAAAGGGTATATCCaccacaaaagaaataaatagagtTCCTTGtccttacaaaaaaagaaaaaaaaagatattcaaagTAGACCAGAAACCTAAATCTAGGATCTGAAGCAATGAATGCAGTAGAGGAAACACAAGGGGGGATGCTTTAGGGCTGAGAATGGTACAGTTTTTGGATATGTGTGCCAAAGCACCAGAACAAACCACTCAGCAAAGCAGCAGGAATGCATCCTTATATCAGAGGAGCCGATCCACAGAGCGTGGATGGATCTGCAGCACAGGAGGAAGTAACTAAGGATTATTCATTTGACCAGGATTTAGTGTCCCAGATATATGATGACCCCAATACAGCAACAAACAGCACAAACACAACGCAAACTCAGTAATGCGTTCAAACAGGGGGAAGTGAAAGTAATAAGCAGTGTCACAAATTGTCAGGGAAGTACAAGAAGATGGCTCACCCCAGGAAGAATGGCTGTCATCAAGTGACAAAAATCTCATCGCTGGCAAGGACACAGAGacgttatatatatatatatatatatatatatatatatatatatatatatatatatatatatgtgtgtgtgtgtgtgtgtgtgtgtgtgtgtgtgtgtgtgtgtgtgtgtgtgctggaaatgTGAATTGATTACTCAATTGTGGAAAGTATGCTGGAGGctactcaaaaacaaaactaagcctCCTCTCCAGAATGGATCCACCATATTACCTATACAGAAATCCCATTTCTGGGCATATATCCTAAAGCACCAAAACCAGTCTATTGAGAACATCTACACTCTTGTGTTTGTTGAATGTTATTCATGATAACCAAGATAATTCATAATGGCATCATCCCAGCTGTCTATTAATAGATCAGTAGACAAATATTACTAGCCACAAACGTTTTCATCATGTGGATGGTATTGGAGGACACTCTCTAAGGTATAATACATCAGCCACAAAAGGGAATGCGAGCTGATTTGTGTGTGGAAGCTGAAATGTTTATCTCATTGCATGCAGATTCTTGTAAGCCTCATGGACTTCCATTTCCTGTCCTTGAGAATATTGTCCCGGTTACAAAATACAGGTTGATTTCCCTGACCAGTATTCACTAGTCATGAAGTGTCTCTCCTTGCCACTGTTTTTACAAAGTTGTGCTCGATTACTGTCTTCTAGATTTGCAAAGTGACTAGGTAATGATCAGGACAGAGGGACACACAGAACCCTGGATGGGGAAAGGTGAGTGGAGAAATTGGCCCGAGTTCTAGGGCTGTCCCTACCTGCAAGTCAACATCAGGCCTAGGTCTGAGTCTGGCCCCAAGGATCCACTTCTCAGGAGTTGGGGTCTGAACATTCCCTCCTTTAGTGTCTTCCTGGGAGAGCTGGAAAGGTTCTGGGGCCTGCTGGGGCCTTTGGATGAGGGAAAGAAAGGTCTCATTTAGGCTCCACATGCAGTAGGACTGCCCACCTAGGAGTGAACTGGATAAACAAGAGCCACTGTTCACTCCTGTCCAGGGGCTGGCCGAGCTGGGTATGCTCTATGAACCCTTTCAGGCTTTGGAGGGGAATGGTGGTCCTGTAGTCACATGGTCACACCCTGCCCTCTCTTTATGTGTCCTCTGTCCTCTTATATTGTCTCAAGCTTCTGTGTAGAACATGCCAGTTGATCCCTACTGGAACCAGCTTTTAGCAGTGCTATGCTTCCCATAGATTCTAGATCTGTTTCTGAGAACAAAATCTTGGTCCTTTTAGAAGGCAGCTGTGATTCACATCTCAGTGTTCTCATCTTATGTCTTTATCAAGGAACACTTTCCACCCTTCATGGCCATTTAAGACCTCACTTTCATTTAAATACCCATCTCTGATGATCCCATTGGCCTGGACCTTTTGCTGAACCTTGCAGACAACTCTAAACTAGAATTGTCTCACTTTTGTATATCTATTCCCTCTTATCATTTTTGTGCTGTCAGACCTATTTTTCTGACTTCTTCATTTaggatttcttttattcttattttgagatagggtcttcctATCTGCCTCAGGCTGGCCCCACATTCATAATGATCCTCCTTTAAGAGCCTCCAATATGCTAGTAttgcaggcatgtgtcaccacacctcaGGGCATCCTGCATTGAGGATAAGGGCAAAGACTTATGCATGAGATTATCCCACTTGTCTCTAAGACGACTAACTGGCTGGAGAAAGCTTTCAGTCAGCATACACAACAGTTGGAGCAGAGCCCATCCTGGAATCTAGATCTACAGATGCTTAACCTTCCTTCCATTTAGCACTAAGTAGCCCTTATTGCTAGAGTCCTATCTAGGTCCTCTAGGACTAGATTCCATGATATTGGAGCAATGGTtctaaaccttcctaatgctatgaccatTTAATTCAGTTCCAAAtactgtggtgaccccccaaccataaaactattttttgctgttacttcataactgttattttgctactgttatgacacataaatatctatgttttctgattgtcttaggtgacccctgtgaaagggtcatttgactctcaaagggatcatgacccacaggttgagaactaccaTATTAGAAGGAGAATCCAAACTATCCCCCTGCCTGAAGGGGACATCAGTTATTTGTTCACTCTCTAGACCCCTTCCCTGAGGAAATCCCATAGCGGGTGTTTCTAAAAGGAAGGCTATGTCTTCCATGGAAGGCTAGAGGGGACACTGAGCCAACCATCAGTATGCCCAGAGCTTGAGACTCATATACTCATACTCAATGCTACTTAACTTCTATGAGACTCTGTGTCCTCACCTTTACAATTAAGCAAGTGGCAGTATCTACCTCCTATGGTTGTTGCAAGGATTAAACTGGATAAGCATTCATTAATCACTGTGAAATGTAAGCAGTCAGCAGTCATTACCCTTACTGTCATTAAAAGCATATGAAGGGAAATAGACTACACACGGAAAAAtcgggccagtgagatggttcaatgTGAAGGATACTTGCTACCAAGTCCAACAATCTGACTTCAGTCCCTACAACCCatattgtggaaggagagaactgtttCCTACAAGTTGATCTCTATGCATGTGCCACATCCTCCCCCACACATACaatcaacaaacaaaccaatataataaacacaaatagTCTATATAAGCAAATGAGCTCCTTACAGCCCATGGATGGGACTTGGGGAAGGATAGGAAGAGATCCCCATGGAAAAATTCAATACATGGTAGTGAGAGGAAGAATTAGGTAGACTGAAACATGAAGTCTGGAGTTTTTCATAAAACACATGGAATACCTCAGTGGACATAAAGCATCTCCAAAGCTTACAGTTGGATGTTAATGTCTTAAGGCTTCAAACCAAATTATGTTGTGAAAAATGAGATAGCCACAGTCAGGGATCTAAAATTTGTTCTTAGAAGCACCTCTCATGGACCAGTTGGTCTGTCCTCACCTTATGCTCTGAGGATCCTGGTCATGGACTGGAGACTGTCCCATCATGGGTGAGTCCTTCTGATTGGTGGAGTGAGGCTGCTCATCACAGTGACTAGAGGCCTAAGAAGAACAGACAGTGTTGTAGTCTACAAGAAGAAACAGAGCCTAGGGTTTCAAACCAGAGTTCATGGCCACGTGGGAAAGCAAGGGAGTATGTTAAGTTGTGCTTGTTCATGTATATTGTTTATAGACATTTGCACATGATGGGTCAGTAGGGTCCACTTAGCTCCATGGCGATCTGTTTAATCAGACACAGGTACATGCAAGTACCATAGGCCCATGGGTCTCATTTAGCTCCAGAGAATGACAAGGGTGACAGGCAGGCTGTCCTGATTATACATGTGTATTCAGTTACCTCTAGCAGCCTCTCACCTTTCTGCTGGCCCCAACTGGTGACACACGTGCCTGAGACAGTGCAGATGCCAGGGCAGTGATGGCTCTGTTAAGCTCTGGCTGGAATCCCAAGGGAGAAATGCTTGGAGTATAACCTGGGGAAGAAGACCCAACAGAGAAGACTCAACATAAACACTTCAGCTCACCACAGATACATCATATGATACCCAATTTCCCAATTTCCCTGCTCCTGACTTCCTAGCCTTGTGTGAGGCTAAGCACGTGCCCCTCCTCTTCtcattgtcttttccttttgtgCCACAACCGACTCCATCACTCTCTACATGAGATGGTCACTTTACTGTGTGAGATGCTTTGGACAGAGCCTTGGTCACCTGTGGAGGTACCCTGTGCATGAAGGTACATGTGATCTCTTCCCTGTTTCTTGGTTGTGTTTATGAACACAACATTCACAGATGGGCTGTTTTTTTATACACTTCCCCACggtttctctgcctttctccagCCGTGTTCACCATACAATCCTACAGACacatctctctctgtcccccacaCTTGATGGCACTATATCCTGTATAGCCTCCTGGGGCTTGATAGGGAGAGCATTCCATTCTCAGCAGTTTTCCTAGACTATAGAGCAAATGTTGCCTGAGCATAGATTAATCGTCTTTTTCTGTTTGATAGAATTTCATATCCTATTGATTAGGGGAGGAGCACAGTCCCTTACCAAGGAAAATCCTCAACTCTCTGCCTTATAGTACATAATGGTCTGGGATGGAAATAGGCTTCATCTAGCTTCCAAATGCATCCTTTCAGTAAGCACCCCAGGGTCAGGAGCTGGGAGAGTGGAACATCTGGATACAGCTTT encodes:
- the LOC102554611 gene encoding uncharacterized protein LOC102554611 isoform X5, translating into MAFYEAASQQLQGLQDFLQGLSQPELPSLVMVKQPEPSGVKAQVESVTGEKGEARASHTAASQTGSWQFAPGYTPSISPLGFQPELNRAITALASALSQARVSPVGASRKASSHCDEQPHSTNQKDSPMMGQSPVHDQDPQSIRPQQAPEPFQLSQEDTKGGNVQTPTPEKWILGARLRPRPDVDLQKKTWQVEKALDELNEEFFWLSAQALELQKKDGKLDQLPLGEENTSMSTEALMLEVQRIHLAQRIEDLEWELSLLLQSSTSSSRAEGSQFNFSDCQHVPESPRMQRWPPVGCPFYTKDTTTSPC
- the LOC102554611 gene encoding uncharacterized protein LOC102554611 isoform X3 translates to MSEGHWKEIPETLGPDLQISGSARVHLVQFGPRGTFGFIISRVDMLVSLLQGTTESSPSQKRHHRTTGPEHPNIYHQIPNPVICLAAGDAILFQLHLLPHNRSASHYPVYQRQHLLNSNSHWDFGAFRRLGHLVRETNLSLSRFAHQFLDPGTYVLQDNGQPENIAVVLVKGEGAACGAGLSPVQPSSPYQLGRLGVLRHRELTLGPDWTMITGYTPSISPLGFQPELNRAITALASALSQARVSPVGASRKASSHCDEQPHSTNQKDSPMMGQSPVHDQDPQSIRPQQAPEPFQLSQEDTKGGNVQTPTPEKWILGARLRPRPDVDLQKKTWQVEKALDELNEEFFWLSAQALELQKKDGKLDQLPLGEENTSMSTEALMLEVQRIHLAQRIEDLEWELSLLLQSSTSSSRAEGSQFNFSDCQHVPESPRMQRWPPVGCPFYTKDTTTSPC